In Oryctolagus cuniculus chromosome 18, mOryCun1.1, whole genome shotgun sequence, the DNA window gccagcaccccagggttctagtcccggtcagggcgccggattctgtcccggttgcccctcttccaggccagctctctgctgtggcccgggagtgcagtggaggatggcccaagtgcttgggccctgcaccccatgggagaccaggagaagcacctggctcctggcttcggatcagcgctgtgcactggccgcagcggccattagagggtgaaccaacagaaaaggaagactttctctctgtctctctctctcactgtccactctgcctatcaaaaaaaaaaatttcattttttttgacaggcagagttagacagtgagagagagagagagagagagacagagagaaaggtcttccttccattggttcacccccccacaatggcctctacggctggcacactgtgccgatctgaagccaggtgccaggtgcttcctcctggtctcccatggggtgcagggcccaagtacttgggccatcctccactgcactcccgggccacagcagagagctggcctggaagaggagcaaccgggacagaatccagtgccccaatcgggactagaacccgggtgccggcgccgcaggcggaggattagcctagtgagccgcggcacaggccaagattcattttcaattaactttgtaaactttgtctttttttttttgtttggttactTACCTGATAATGACTTTTCTCTAATTTTCTAAAAGCTTTTGGGCTTTTCCCCTTAATTTTTTGTAAGgtatttgaagttttatttttgagaCAGTTTTGATAAACCATATTTTTGTAggaatttctccatttcttccaaATTTTCAAAAGCTTGTTCATGCTAACCTCCATATCATTTTACATCTGTAACTCATTTTCTACTCATATATCATTTATTTGTGCTTTCTCTCTCAGATTTCCCATCTTTTCAGAAATGAACTTTTAGctgcttattttgttgttgttgctttgtgtttttattttctatgttcaTAAATTTTGGGTATATATTTtgatgttaaagatttattgtattgtatttgaaaggcagaattacagagaggcagagagagagagaggaagagagagagaaccatcttctatctgctggtacattccttaaatggctacgacagccaaggctgggccaagccaaagctgggagccaggaacttctaggtctccgaggtgggtgcaggggcccaagtacctgggccatcttccattgctttcccaggcacattagcagggagctggattggaaatggaacagccgagactcaaaccagtgcccacctgggatgccggcatcacaggtagaggcttaccCCCTATGCTACTATGCCAGCTCCAGTGGTTTTTTGTAATTGTCCTAGGATATGTGCTTAGCTCatttagggtggttttttttttttttttttgacaggcatagtggacagtgagagagagacagagagaaaggtcttcctttgccgttggttcaccctccaatggccgctgcggccggcgcaccgcgctgatccgaagccaggagccaggtgcttctcctggtctcccatggggtgcagggcccaagcacttgggccatcctccacttccctcccgggccacagcagagagctggcctggaagaggagcaactgggacagaatccggcaccccaaacgggactagaacccggagtgccggcgccgcaggtggaggattagccaggtgagccatggcgccggccactcatttagttttgacttcttttttataatataaatatttaagaatacaaagctggggccgacactgtggcgcagcaggttaacgccctgctctgaagcaccagcatcccatatgggcgctggttcaagacccggctgctccacttcccatccagctctctgctatggtgggaaagcagtagaagatggcccaagtgcttgggcccctgcacccacttgggagaccctgaagaaactcctggcttcaggtcagcacagctccggccattgcggccacttggggagtgaaccagcgaatggaagacctctttctctctctctctgcctctcctctctctgtgtaactctgactttcggataaataaataaatctttaaaaaaaagaatataaagtttATTAGACTCTGCTTTAGTTTTTAAAGTACACAGCAGCTTGAGTTGCACATAATTCACATAACATACACTGCAATTATTTAAAGTGTATAATTCAACAATTTTTAATATAGTCACAGatttggagccagcgctgtggcatagtgggtaaagccaccacctgcagcgctggcatcccatatgggcgctggtccaagtcctggctgctccacttctgatccagctctctgctatggcctgggaaagcagtagaagatggcctaagtccttgggcccctgcacccatgtgggagaccagaagaagctcctggctcctggcttaggcctgactcAGCTCCTGTCCTtgtggccgtttagggagtgaagcagtgattagaagacctctctctttgcctctgactctctgtaactctttaaaataaaagtaataaatctttaaaaaatgtataatcaTAGATTAGTGCAATCATTGCTACACTTGTAGGACATTTTTATCAGCCTTAAAGAGAGCCTGCATCCATTAGctgtcaccatctgctgccccacCAGCCCTAAGCAGCCACAGatctttaatttttagaaaatgctttGTACACTAGGGATGCTAACCTCTTATCTGtgatatttttgcaaatattttcctgtgGTTTGTCCTTTGTCTTTTGAGTTTGCTTATCATGTTTATTTGCAATTTGGAAAGATCCCTAAAAACACAATCATTTCCAATTGATCTGCACAGATACCTTTGCCATCAATCAACTATCTATCTGGAAATATTTCTGGAGTCTCTTTTCTATTATGctgatatattttaattctcttaTGCAAATACTACACTCCAAGAAATAGATTTATAGTAAATATTACAATCAGGCAAGCTTAATCTTCCAGCCTTTTTGCCTGTCCAAAACTATCTTTGGCTGTtctaaatctttttatttccatgCAGATTTTAGAGTGAGTTTGGCGACATCTACAAAATATGTGCTGGAATTCTTATTGGCATTGCATTGACTCTTCATATCAACTTGGAAACAACGGGTATCTTAATGAGGAGTATTCCAACCCATGAAGATGATacatttttctgtatattaaaGTCTTCCTCAATTCACCTAGAAGTGCTTTATAATTTTGATGCCAACATCTTGCACATATTTTGTTAACTTTCAGCCATTACAAAGCTTTTGTTAAAAACAAGTATCATTctggcccaagttctcaggcccctgtacccacgtgggagacccagaagaagctcctggctcctggcttcggatcggcgcagctccagccattgcggccaattggggaatgaaccagtggatagaaaacctctctctttctctccctccctctctctctctctctctctctctctctctgcctctcctctctttgtgtaactctttcaagtaaataaataaatcttaaaaaaaaaagtatcattcaTAAATCACACAGGTACAGTGTCCAAAATTAAATGCAAGCAAAGTAAATACGATCTGGAAAACAACTAGTTTACTTCTTCAATGCAGTTTGTAAGTTATTTCAAGATTTGAAAATCCAACAATACTAAGGATAAATTCATAATGTACCTTTGTAAATATAAATGATGGAACTTTTGTAtacttttgcatttttcacacCAAGGAAAATAATACACTTCTTTTTCTCCAGATTTCTCTGGCTGTGGGCAAAATAAAGTCCTAAAAAGATGGCTGCTGgaaacagaaactgcctggcaacaggctgtgattggatggtttcggaaaccacatgacagcagagcctgcctggcaacaggttgtgattggatggctttggagactgcctggcaatagggtgtgattggttagggcatagaccgccccttaaccggattggctgccttggctatataagctgctgtagcaactgaaataaacgagtctgcaggctgcttgcctcaggcctgctttcacccactcccagggtctgcgtggtgactccacgcctcttgcccccaccatgctcttcctctcaggaacaaatccacagcaacagttcTAACCAGTGACGAAATGGCATCCAATGAGTTGACAGCTGGGCTGGCCTTCTTCCTGCAGACTGGAGTTGGAATCCTAGCGAATGTGTTCCTCCTCTACCTTTACATATTCGCTTTCTCCACTAAGCACAGCCAGAGACCCACAGACTTCATTCTGAGCCATCTAACGTTAGCCGACTTCCTGGTCCTGTCCTCAAAGGGAGTCCACCACACAATGGCTGCCTTTGACTTGCAGTATTTCCTGGGAGATGTTGAATGCAAACTTAGTTTTTATACTCACAGAGTTGCCCGGGGTGTTTCACTCTGTACCACCTGCCTGTTGAGTGTCTTCCAAGCTCTCACAATCAACCCTAGAAATTCTAGATGGACCAAATTTAAACTGAAGGCCCTTAAATGGGTTGAACCTCCCTGTTTCATCTGTTGGATTCTTCATTTCCTGGTAGATACTATTGTGCCGCTGAGAGTGATTAGCCCAAAGAACACTACAAATGGTACAGTAAACGATTTTGGGCTGTGTTCTACAGAAAGGCCTAATGCATTCGTTAGGTCGCTCTATGcagttctcttttcctttctcgaTATCCTGTGTTTGGGACTCATGGCCTGGGCCAGTGGCTCCATAGTAGTCCTCCTGCAGAAGCACAAGCAGCAAGTCCAACACATTCGCACTGGCTCTCCCGGGGCCTCCCCGGAGACCTCCGCTGTACACGCTGTGCTGCTTCTGGCGAGCTCATTTCTGTCCTTctaccttctctcctcctccttgtcACTGTACATAACTCGCCTTGGCAGCCCCAGCCGGCAGCTGATAAACATCACTACGTTCCTGGCTGCCTGTTTTCCAACTCTAAGCCCCTATGTGCTCATCCACTGTGACGCTCGCATCTGCACAAACTACCTGGCCAGTGGGAAAGCAAGAACATCCCGCTAGTCTTCTGACAGGCAGTTGTCTTCAGTCAACAATTTAAAAGCATTCAATGTGTGACTATATGGGTCTACAGACCcatctaggggctggcacggtgacgtagcgggtaaagccgccgcctgcggcgctggcatcccatatgggcaccggctgctccacttccaatccagctctctgctatggcctgggaaagcagtggaagatgcccaagtccttgggcccctgcacccgtgtgggagacccagaagaagctcctggctcctggctttggatcggcacagctccggccattgcagccaactggggagtgaacctgcagatggaagacctctctctctctctctccctatccttct includes these proteins:
- the ORYCUNV1R1660 gene encoding vomeronasal 1 receptor oryCunV1R1660 (The RefSeq protein has 6 substitutions compared to this genomic sequence), translating into MASSELAAGLAFFLQTGVGILANVFLLYLYIFAFSTKHSQRPTDFILSHLTLADFLVLSSKGVHHTMAAFDLQYFLGDVECKLSFYTHRVARGVSLCTTCLLSVFQALTINPRNSRWTKFKLKALKWVQPPCFVCWILHFLVNTIVPLRVISPKNTTNGTINDFGLCSTERPNAFVRSLYAVLFSFLDILCLGLMAWASGSIVVLLQKHKQQVQHIRTGSPGASPETSAVHAVLLLASSFLSFYLLSSSLSLYITRLGSPSRQLINITTFLAACFPTLSPYVLIHCDARICTNYLASGKARTSR